Part of the Aquimarina sp. TRL1 genome, TTCTTTGGCGATTAATGCTGCTTTGTTTTCAGACATTTTTTTTGCTTTCTTTCCTGTTATCGCATTGAATAAAAGATACTGCTTCTGATGACCTTGTGTATATGTTACTTCATAGTATAGAGTATCCAATACTTTTTTTAGCCGGACATCTAGTACAGGGGTATGATTTGGTATGTGGTTATATAGCTGCGAATATGGAGCTATAATACCTTTGGGAATTGTAATAGGAGTTTTTTCTTTTTTTAGATTATCTCCTCTTATTTCGTCAATATTTGTCCAACTAAAATACAGCCCTCCTATGGTCCATAAAAAGAATTGTATCCCGAGCAATAGTCCCAGGTAACGATGCCACTTACGCGTATTTCTTACGAGTTTTCTTTTTTTCATTTTTTTGATAATAAATGGATAATCCAAGAATAGAAACAATAGCTACCATTAGGGTAATAACGATCATAATACCGTTTCTGGTATCTTTTCCCAGAAAGTCTAGATAATGATATTTATGCAGAAAAGCAAAGCTAAACCCTTCTCTTCTAGCTGAAGCATCCACTTTTGAAGCAAGTCTATCTGTGGTTGTTTCTACATAATAGGTGTCTTTTTGAACTGTTTTATACGCAATTTTCCATACAGGAAGCCGCTTGTTTATAAAACCGTATTCTCCAGAGAAACGTGCTATTTTTTGAGGAGTGTTCTTTTTTGCGTCTTTCAGTCCAGAGAAATAATCAGCTAAAAAAAATGCGTGTTTTGCATTCCCTTCTTTTTCAATAGATCTGGTGTTTAGGTGTAGGTATGCCACTTTTTTCTTAGCAGAAAAAACCTGAATAAAATTTTGCTGGTCAAAAGAAGTCAAGCGAAAGTTTACAGGAGTATGTGAATTTTTTTCGACAATATCTGTAAGAGAGAATTGCAGTGTTTTCGAGTCATATACTTTAGAGTATCGTTTGGCAGGACCGGAAACCATATCAAATTTTACAAATGCATGATATAATCCACTAAAAGCAAAAAGCATCATAAAAATCGAAATGGTCATTCCCGTAATTCTATGATATTTCCTGAATTTACTCTGCCTGGAAGTAGCAATAGTACGTTTGTATTTTTTCCAGAAGGCAGTATAAAAAATAACCCCGGAAAGAGCAGTAAGTAAACTGAGTAGTGCCAAAACAATAATAAGTGTCAGCTTAACAGCTTTGCTAAACCAGATAAAATCCCAGTTGTGCATCATATTAAATGCATAGAGCATTATTATTCTGGTACGATCATTAATGGTTCCTAATCTGCTGGATGGTGTGTGAACATATACATCTTTGCCATTTTCAAAGCGCACTTTGTAGACCGGTAATAATCGGTTAATTTCCCGATAGGTATTAGTGAAATTATGAAGTAGTGTAATTTCTGAAATCGGTAGTTCTTGTTCTCCAGAAAAATGACGTGCTAATACTTTTGCATATTGTTGATCTCCATGTGTCAGAGGAATATGCGTTTGTGTTTCTATATATGCCAATGTATTATCTGGTTTTTCAACTTGATAATACTGTTTATTCAGCATTGAGACCATCCGTATATTTTTGATTTCCGGCAGTTGGTTTTTTGTAAGAATGGTACTGATCAGGCTACTATCTGTTTCTTTTGTGATAGGAATGGTATGAACTCGTCTATTCGCAATATCAGGCTTAATCCACCCCATTATTGGGTGCAATACTCCACTGATGGTCCATAGAATCATAGGAATTAGAACCCAAAGCCCTAATTTTTTATGCCATTTGTACAGTTTAGCGATCATAGGTGTTGTTTTTATAGAAATTTTCCCGACCCTTTCTATAGAAAGGATCGGGATAAAGTGTTATAGGTTATATCGTAGCCCGAGGTGAAAAGCTCTTGGGTTTCCAATAGAATAGCTATTAGAACCTCTAAACCTGTTATAGGAAGCTCTAACGGCATATAATTCGTCAAATACATTCAGAAAGTGCCCCCATACTTCTATATTTTTATATTGTATGCTGGCTCTGAGATTAAAAATAGAATGCCCGTCATAGGTAGCTGTCGTTCTTTTTTCGTCTCCTTCTGGTGTAAGAATCGGGTTTCCGTCTGCATCCTCAACAATTACCTGGTTCTCAAAACTAGTATTATAAGCCCCTACGAGCTCATGCTCGGCAGCGATGTTGAAAGCAAGCTCTTTTGATATTTTTGTTTGATAAGAAACAATGGAAATCCCCGTGATAGAAGGAGCTGTATTTCTATCAGTGTCGGAATAATCGACTCCTCTGTCATAAAAAGTAACGTACCTATGCTTAGCATAGCTTCCATTATGTGTTAGGGATATTCCCTTTACAGGCATATATGTAAGTCCGTATTCAATTCCATAGGATCTGGTTTTTCCAGCATTACTATTAAAAAACTCATCATTTTCATTTCGTAATGTGATTAGGGTATTTTTCCCCTCTAAAAGATAGATAGCAGCATCAAATTTTAATTTAGACGGAAGTACAAAGTATCCTCCAATCTCATAATTGTCATACCTGCTTGGTTTTAGGTCAAAAACTTCTCCATCTACTCCAACAAAGCTGTTTCTATAGAGAGTAGAGGTTTGTGGAGGAGTAAACCCATTGGAATAATTGGCATATATTCCTGATTTTTTATTAAAATTATAATTGATTCCTAGCTTTGGTGCAATATTATCATAATTGTTTTCAGAATCTTTTGCTCCCGAAATACCGTCGTTTTGATTGTCATAATCATATTTGAAATAATCATATCGCAAAGCAGCAGTAATTTTTAATGCTTCTATTGGAGTTATTTCGTATTGCATATAAGCTGCGTGATTAAAAATATCAGCATGATAATTAAGAATATAATCCTGATGTTTCTTTTCATACCCTGTATTGATTCCTGTTGTAGGATCTACAAAAACACTGATTCTTTCTGCCTCATATTTTTGAGGAGAGTAATCAGTAGATGCGCCAATGATTAAGGAAGAAGCAGCAAAATCAAAATTTATTTTATGTTGAATAAGTCCAACATAACTTGTGAATTTATTAGAATTAACTTCTCCAGATCCGCTACCGGTTAGTTTTCCCTGATTTCTGAATTGACGAATTCTATAGGATGGGATCTGATCCATTCTGTTACTTCTGAAGATGAGGTTCACAGCTGTTTTGTGATTGTCATTCCATTGTTGATCCAGAGTAGAACGAAACCTAAAACTAACTGCATCTCTTTCTGTGAAGGTTTGATCACTTTCATAATTACCATTTGAGTAATCAGATTCACTAAGGGAACCTGCCATATCAGAGCGATAATCAACAGCATCTATTACTGATGTCCATCGGGTATTGGGAGAAAAGTCATATACGGTTTTTAAGGTAAAGGCTAATTTTTCATAATCACTATGTGCAATAGGACCATCTTCTCTTTTGGCATAATGTCCACCAACATAAAAACCTAATTTTTCATTTGCCTGATTAGAAACTTCTACTTCATATCTACTGAATCCCAGGTCATTTTGTTGATAATCAAAACCTCCACTCAGTTTTTCGGTAGGATTCTTAGTAATAAAGTTAAAACTTCCTCCGATAGCTTCACTACCATAGATACTGGATGCAGGTCCTTTTAGTACTTCTATGCGACCAAAAGAAGTATTGTTCATTTCTAATAAGGCATTATGATTGAATACAGAGGTAGGACGAATCGGAAGCCCATCTTCTAAATATAAGAATAATGATTTGGTAGAAATAGGAGAACGTACTGCCATAAAATGTTGTTCATTACTCCCGGCTCTGGAAGTAGACATTAATACTCCGGGAATTTGATTTACCAATTGGTCAATTCCGAAGGCCTTACTGGTTTTTATACTCTTGGCATTAAGAGTAGCAATAGAGCCAGGAACTTCAGATCTTTTTTGAGTTTCCCTACTGGCAGAAGTAACTAGTACTTCTTCTAATATTTGGTTTTCTTCTTCTAAAACTATTTGGGTATAAGAGGCTGTTAAGACTATTTTTTTTGAAGTATATCCAATATAGTTAATCAGAATTTCGGTGTTTTTTGTAACCTCAAGACTAAATTCTCCATTTTGATCACTGGTAGTGCCAACAGAAGGGTCTGAAGATACAGTGATGGTTGCACCGGATAAAGGGTGGTTGGAGGCAGTAGTTACTTTTCCTTTAAATAATTGTTGAGCTTGAGTTATAATGCTTGTTAATAGCAATATAATGAATGTTGCTTTTTTCATGGGATAATGTGTGTGAAAGTACTATAGGGGATATTACCATAGTTAGTTATAGTTTTATGAAACAACGTACTTTGTGTTGTTATATTTTATTGTAAATCAGCTTTATTCGTTTTTGGTTGTAGCAGGATGTATAATAAAAATAACAATCTGTAAGAATTCTGTTCCCTATAGCTAATGGATAAAAATCCACCTAGAAAATACTTTCTCAGTAATTTTTCTTTAATAAATGATTATATAGTCTTTATGCAGGAATTAGATTGTACACTGCTATCAATACAGAGAGCATTTTTTAATATTTATAGTGAAATAGCATAGTTCAATGTCACATTCACAATACAGCTTGCTATCTGTTTTTTTTAGAAAGAAGTATATTGATGCTGATAGCCAATTCCTGGTTTTGTCGAATTTATTTCGAAACTACATTTCTAAACATAGAAAACACTATTACCAAATACTCGTTTTATATAGTAGTAGATAATTAAGGTGTAAAATGTCGGACCTATCCCGAATTACAATTTACTTCCTGTGAATGTGTTGTATATTAGTACTGAGGTAACTCATATATTTATATAGAGACTTTACCTGCTGATGTTTGTAGTAGAAACCTATAAATTCGTTCAAGCTTTATTAGGAGGGTGGTCGATACTGCGAATAATATCGAATGGGTGTAATTCTTTTAAAGACCAATTGTTTTTTTGCAGAGAAGTAAGAGAGGCATAGTGTAATGCATAACTCTTGTTTTTTTCAAAATAGAGTGGTAAAAATGTTTCTGCATTTATAACGATTCCATCATTTTGATCGGAGCTACTTTGTTTTTGTATATTGAGTTGTTTGTTCAAAAAACATTTCCCGTTACAGTTCAGCATTGGTCGTTTTTTGTTGACACAGTATTTCTCTACGATATAATCAATGTTAAGCTGGTAATAGAGAATAGAACTAATCTCCATCGTTGGACGAATGGCAAAGGAAATAAAAAGAAGTATGGAAAAAACAATTCTCACTAGTACCTGCAAAATTAGGCAGCAAAGGTACTAATGAAATTTGTTTTCCCCTACAAAATCTCAAAAAGTTGAGCAATCACTTTTTGAGTATATCAAGTCGTGCACTATAGATTCTACTCAAGCCATTTTCATATTGAAAAATTATATCAGTTAACTGTTTGATATTTTGAGGCTTATTAAGGTGAGGGTTGATCGTGTTCTTTTTACTAGTGAAGTAAATAGTTTTGGTTTTTGTATCATAGAACGGGCAATAATCCATCGTGCTGCTGTTAATTTGAGTCATGTTTTCAGAAGGTGTCCATTGTCCTTCTTTATTTTTATACGATATGTATAGATCTCCACTTCCGATTCCTCCTTTGCGCTTGTATGCTGTATATAATATGAAAGACTCATCAGGAGCTACAAAAGCATTAAATTCCATTCCTTTGGTATTGATAGCTTCGCTTAACGATATAGGAGTGGTATAGCTATTGTTTTTCCACTCACTCATAAAAATATCATCTTGTCCTTTTGTAGGAGTAGCAGTGCTGGTGTAGTATAAATTACCATTAGTGGCAATCGAGGGATAAAATTCATCTTTTTCGGTATTTACAGGAGCTCCCAGATTGATTGGATCGGACCATGGGGCATTTTTATTTTCCCTTCTGATAAACCAAATATCATAGTCTGTAGCTTTTGGGTTTATTTTTCCGGTATTCCTGTTAGAAACAAAATATAATTGTAACCCATCAGGAGAGAACATAGGCTCCATATCATGAAATTGTCCGGAGAAAGGAGCGATAGAAGGAGCTGACCAGGTAGTTCCTTTTTTAGTGATTTTTACAATCGCTGAAATTTCTCCAAAAAAACTTTGCATTGTGAAATATGCTTCATCTTGTGTCGGTGCCATTGTAAAATCACGTAATTGCCCTAATTCAGAAGTGATTTCTGGTAAAACAGGAGTTACTTCTATGGCATTTTTTTCCTGTGAGAAAGAATAGGATAATGATAAGAGATACATAAAAATTAAGTAATACGACTTCATAGGTAGTACGATTTCTTTTTGATTGGTTTATTAAAAAATAGTGAAGGAAAAGGAAATAAGACCAATACCTTTTGATAGTACTTAATAAATTAAATAGTAGGCACTAAATGAGGTTTGATCTTTTGGGATAAGCTAGGAAAACTGCATATTTATCGAGTTGCTTATGTTGATACCTTCTCTTCACATGGTCGAAAACTAACTATTATTCTCAGGAGTTCTTGTTAAAGAGTTATTAAATATTTTCGGGGGGACCATCTCCGATTTATACAATAGGAATATAAATTTCAGTAAGAAGATCTTCTTCTTTTGTATCATTACTGTCATTTAAATAAAATTCTAAGGTAGGTGCATCATGTAATTCAAATTCCTCTTCTAATATGAACTGAGCATAGATTCGATCGTATGTTTCTAGAGATGATTCATGGCTTCCCTTATGAATAAACTTGGCATATTTTTGTTCTTTAATTGTTTTGGTTGTAAATAAACCATCCTTTGTATATTGAGAGGGATCTTTTATACAGATAGCGGCGTGATATCTCCAATGGATAGTTTCTGTAATTGCTTCATCGTCCAGAATTTCTGCCATATAGATAGTATCCTCAGTAAGCATATTCTTTCTAGCTGCATATCGGATCAATTGATCCCATGTTTTTTCAATTCCTTTAAGGTCATCATGTCGCCCCTTATATTCCAAAAAGAGAATTTTCATATCAGGGAGTATTTCTATTTCATAGGGAAGTTCTTTTTTTGGAGTAGTGCTTTCGGGATAAAGGCTTTTATGAATGATGTTTTGTTGTAGCTTAATGGATTCTCTGAAAGATGATGGAGCACATCCGAATTTGTTTTTAAAGGCTTTACTAAAAGCAGCAAGATCACTATATCCTATTTCGAAAGCGATGTCACTGACAGGAGCATTAGAAAATTTTAAATACTCGGCTGCTTTTTCTAATCGCAATCGTTTTATATGCTGTCCAACCGTTTCATGATGTAATGCCATAAAGATACGGTTGATATTTCTGTAAGAATAAAAACAAATGTTTTCTATATCTGTAACTGTGATCTCTTCTTTGTAGTTTGTCTGTATATAATCAATCAGTGCTTTATACCGATCTAATTGTGTTTGGTGGTTCATAGCGTATATGTTAATTCTATACAATACTACGCCAAATTAGGACATGGGATATTGTCCATCTAGGACAATAGTTAACTAGTAAGGTAGTATGTTTATGATTCTTTATTATTTTTTACAGTAAATAAGGGAAGTGAAACCTTGTAGGTAACTACGAGTAATCGAATAGAAATAATAAGTAATACCGTAGCGATATAAATAATATTAGCTTTTACATGAAATGCATTCAGTACTAAAAAGCAAATACCTCCTAAGATAGAAACCATTGCATAGATTTCTTTTCTAAAAATGACTGGGATTTCATTACAAAGAATATCCCGGATAACACCACCGAAACAACCAGTTATTGCGCCAAGTGAAATACAAAAAATAGGATCCAATCCGGTTCTTATTCCTGCTTCGACCCCAATGATAGTAAAAACGCCTAGTCCGATAGAATCAAACAAAAACAAAGATTTTTTTAGATAATACAACTTATTTCTAAAAATAATAGATAAAGTGGTTACACAACCAATAAGATAGATGGTTAATGTGCTTTGCATCCAGGATACAGGTGTCTGTCCTATAAGTACATCTCTAACAGTTCCTCCTCCAATAGCGGTAACAAATGCAATAATAAAAATCCCAAAAAGATCAAACTTTCTATTCATTGCACTCAATGCACCCGAGATTGCACAGGCTGTTACTCCCAATAAATCTAATGCATCAAAAAGAGTCATTTCTTTTTAGGCAAAAATAGGGGATCTGCTATTAATAATAAAAAAAAGAGAAATAGATTTTAGGTTTTCTCCAGAGGTGCTAAACCGCATGTAAAACCTCAGGATATGGGCAAAGAGAAGAAATTAATTTAGCCAGATTCATTGTCCCGATTTATATCAGCATAATTATTCTTAATGATTTTACTGTAAGTTTTCTGATCAAATTGCTACTTTTACCTTACGTAAATTAGAATAACATGTCAGATACTATTGAAAGAATAAAATGTTTGATTATAGGTTCTGGTCCGGCAGGATATACTGCTGCGATTTATGCATCCAGAGCAGATATGAAACCTGTAGTATATACAGGATTAGAGCCGGGAGGTCAATTAACAACGACTACAGAGGTTGACAATTTTCCAGGGTATCCGGAAGGCGTAGATGGTCCTACGATGATGGTGCAGTTACAGCAACAGGCAGAACGCTTTGGTACTGAGGTACGTATAGGAATGGTTACCAATGTAGAATTTAGTAAAGAAGTTGGAGGAATTCATAAAGTGACTGTAGACAACTCTAAAGAGATTGAAGCAGAAACAATTATTATCTCTACAGGAGCTACTGCAAAATACTTAGGATTGCCAAGTGAGCAACGCCTGAGAGGAGGAGGAGTATCTGCATGTGCGGTATGTGATGGATTTTTCTATAAAGGACAAGATGTAGCTATTGTTGGAGCAGGAGATACAGCTGCAGAAGAGGCAACCTATTTGGCAAATATCTGTAATTCGGTAACCATGTTGATCCGTAAGGATTATATGAGAGCTTCCAAAGCAATGCAGCATAGAGTAACTAGTACAGAAAATATTAAGGTATTGTATAACACTGAGGTAGATGAAGTATTAGGAGAGCAGGTCGTAGAGGGATTGCGAATGGTTAATAATCAAACAGGAAAAAAAGAAGATATTAAAATCACCGGATTGTTTATCGCTATCGGGCATAAACCAAATACAGATATCTTTAAAGGACAGGTAGATATGGACGATACTGGATATATCATAACAAAAGGAAAATCTACCAAAACTAATATACCGGGAGTTTTTGCTTCAGGAGATGTACAGGATAAAGAGTACAGACAAGCAGTTACTGCTGCAGGAACAGGATGTATGGCAGCTTTAGATGCAGAACGTTATTTAGCATCTATAGAAACAGGAGAAAAGGTTTCTGCATAGGGACAGACCATAAAAATAAGCACTTCGATGTGCACATTATCCGCTCCATTCTGTAAAAGAATGGAGTTTTTTTAGTAAATGATAGATTTATTCTACAGAGGAATTTTGGAACAATTCGATAGTATATTGTAATAACTCCTGATTTCCTGTAGCACCATGTCCTGGAATCACGATTTCAACTTCATTATATTTAGAAGCGATGCGTTTAACCGTTTCTGACCATTCCTGTACATTTGCATCGTTCAGATTTCCTTTTTTAGCACCTAAGGACTTTATGAGACAACCGCCAAAAAGGATTTTTTCTGAAGGGAAATAGCTAATAATATTATCAGCAGTATGTCCTTCTCCTATGAAACTATTGATTACTTTTTTAGTCCCCACTTTGATCTCCATAGAAGTATCAAAACCATTTTTAGGTAATTCTTTCTTTGCTGATTTAACCAGGTCAATTGTTTTAGTATTGGCATATGATGGTATTTTCCGATCGTGAAATGCCTGTAATCCTCCAAGACAATCTATATGAAAATGAGTAGTGACAACTCCTGTAATAGTTGAAGAGAGGCTGTCCTCTATCCAATTAATTAGTTCTGTAGCAACCTTATTATCTGCTGGTGTGTCAAAAACGATTGCCTCATTAGTATCAGTAACAATCATCCCATTACAGGGGACATTGCCATATTCTTTGGTTTTGAGGTAGGTAATATGCTGATAGGCATGAGGGCTTAGCTGGATGATTTTCATAGAAGAACTCTCATATACATAAGAAGGTGCTTCTTTTTGATGTTTACATGATAGAAAAAATATCAGAATACCGATATAGCTACTAAACAGTTTATTCATACCTGTAGAGAGTTATTTTATTTATAAAATCAGATGGGATTAAAGTGCTAATGTATAAAAACTAGCTCAAAATTAGTGAGAAGAGAAACTTAATTTTCTTTTAAAAACTATTTATTATTCGTCTGTTAGATAGTCTGTTATTTCTGCGTATTGAATTACGTGGCTGTTTCGATAAAAATCATTCAGAATTGCACTATGTCCTGCTCCTATAATAACCAGAATCCGATCTTTTTTCTCGGTAATTCGATCAATATTGTGCTTGATATGAATATTTCGTTTGTACCAATTAGTGACATAGGTAATTGAAGGAGCATTTTCCAGTTCGGAACTGGTTAGAATATGATCGAGGTATAAATTTCTATTAAAGTCTTCTCCTTCTTTGGTATTAATAGTAATGAGTGTTTTTCCTATGGAATGTTCTTTCAGGTAAGCAGTGTGTTTTTTACCATATGTACTGGCATTTTTAATAGTAGTAGAGAAAGAGTCCATTAATCCATGTTTGTTGAGATGAGCGACTAAATCTTCATCTCCTAAATTCATGTGTTTATCAATACCATAGAGTTTTTTATGACCAAGTTTTTTGGCAAGTCTGAACCCGATTTGGTAAAGTTCATTAATAGGCAATTCGAATTCGTTGTTCAGGTATTTGGAAAATTGCAGATTCAGTGTATCTGTATAAGATGGTTCTCGTTCTACCAATATTTTTGTAGGTCTGTACATCGCTAATTGTGCTACGATTTCCTTCATTTCTTTTTGCCGTTTAGGAGAGAACCCATCTTCTAGAACAATAGCAGAGTAATCACTAGTGTTTGCAAAATGAAAGGTTCCCAGAATAGCAATCACAGGTTGTTTATCAGATATCTCCGATATCGGAGACACTGTTTTTTCTTCTGTAATAGTTTGTTTTTCGTTTTTACAGCTAAAAATCAATGTAACCACCCCTATAAGAATACATATTTTCTTCATTGGTTTCTTTTTAGATTGAACAGTTGGATGCAATTTGCCTGTCATTTCGGTTCTTTTATGCGTACTATTTCTTTATACTAAGATATGTTCTTTGTAAGAAAAATGTTACTATGCCAAGTATTGGATTTTTCATTTTTGTTATAAATGCCTAAAAGCCTCTATAAAAATGAGGCTTGTAGAAAGAGATATCTCTTTGACAGAAAAACGTTATTCATTTGCTTCGACTACTTTTTTTAGTAATTCCATCCCTCGTGTATTCATTTTTATCATGTCTTTCTTTACTCCGAATATCCACATAAAGAAGGCATCGACAAATCCAGATTTTAGGGTGAAATTCTGGGTTACTTTGGTAGTGGTTCCTTCCTGTGAAAATGAGTACTCAAAAAGAGGGCTGGATACAAATGGTTTCTGAATTTCACATCCCATTTTAATGTAGTGAAGTGGTTGGATATCTTTGATTTCCTGATATCCTACATCTTTTCCATTATTTCCTATCCAGTGATATTGTGCTCCTACGTTTCCGTCTTCTCCTGTTATCTGTATTTTTTGAGAAGGATCAGCTTCTAAAAAGGGAGACCATTTTTTGAAATTTTTCAAATATACAACCTGATCAAAAACGGTCTGCATATCACCGTGAATCTGTACGGTTCTAGTTATTCGAATATGTTGCAGGCTACGGGCTTGGTATAAAGCGTACCCTAGCACTAAAACTATTAATAGTATAAGTATTGGTATCATTTTTTTCATTTTTATCTATGTATTGAATTGTATGAGGTTATTTGTCCGGAAAGGCTAACTGATTAGGGAATCATAGGAAGGATGGTACGAATTTCTACGGTACCTCCGATTTTCAGGATAGGACAGCTCTTGGCCATTTCAGTAACTTCTTCTATAGAATTAGCCTTAACAGTCATGGTTCCGCTGAGCGTCTGTTTTTGATGTATCAGGATTTCATTGCTCAATTGTTGATCGGGCATTAGTTGCCTTCCTTCAAAACCCAATTGATACGTATGAACCAGTTTTTCTTTGATCGCAATAGTGCCTATGAATGTGCCCCATTGCTCTTTTATATCAGCTTGTTCCTGTAGAGTAGGTTGATACTCAAAGTCAGGAATATACCTGAATAGCATCATAAAATAATGTTCTTTTTTCATCTGAATTAATATTAATGATTATTGATACATCAAAATTAAAAAGCAGAAAAAAGAAAAATCTTTGCTTATGACAAGAAATGACAATTATTGAAATTTTTTATGATACATTTTTAGATAAATGGAGAGGTGGATAAAAATAATTGTAGCAGGAGCAAAAGAAGGAATAAAACAATAGGGAAATTGTGTTAAAATATCAACTCCAAGATTTCCTGTATCAATGCTGATTTTGGTTAGTATAACAGCAGTGGCAGAGGTGATGAGAATATCTATCAGACCAAAACTATTCCAAAGAAAGGTTATTTTCTTGGCATATTTTTTTTGAGAGCGAATGGCTTTTGCTACATAAATACTACTGATAGCAGTAAGAATATCTCCTGTTCCTGCAATAATAGCAAATACTGGAGGGAGTTGTTGTTGCCATAATAAAATAAGAAAGAATACACCAATCAACCTGAAAATATGTACTGCTACTAATTGAGATAACGTACTCTCTTTTAATATCGTTTTATAAAATGTAGAGTTGTAAACAATGAAGAGATAAAATAGGAGCAAAGGAACGGTTGTGACTAGTATGATACGGGGAGGTAATGCTTGTACATTAAATACGCCCATGAAACAGGCTATTGTAACACATGATAAATAGCTAAGGTAAAAAAGAATGACAAAAGAAGATCTTTTCTTATAGGATGTTGTTTTTACCAATTTGGCAATTAACAGAATTGGAACAAGAATAGCCAGTAGAAATAAAACGGAAATAAAAATAGGAACTTGTGATGCAAACATAAAAAATGAATTTACAGAGTGATTTCTTTTCGTATTCGGCTTAAGGACGTGTCAGTGATTCCTAAATAGGTAGCAATATGTTTTAGAGGCACATTTTGAACCAGAGCCGGTTTTTCTTTTAGCAAATTCAAATACCGTTCTTTGGCATGATCTCCGATTATAGAAACAGAATGGTTTTTTAGTTCGAAATAATTATTAACCAGCCGTGTTCTTCCTACTTCTCTAAAAGCTTCTATGTGAAATAGTTTCATGAAGTCAGAAAAATTAATTTTCCAACATTTTCCTTTGGTTAGTGCTTGTATGGATTCTTTGCATGCTGTTTTTAGAAAATAAGAATGCCAGTCGATGACAATATCATTGCAGATAAAAAATTTAGTGGTAATATCATTGCCCTGCAAATCGAGTGTGTATGATCTCAAAAATCCACTTTCTAAGAAGTAATAATAATTCGCTGTCTTTCCTTTTTCTATCAGGTATTCATTTTTAGAAAAAACAACTTCCTGAAATTGATCTATAACCAATTGAAGTTCTTCTTTACTAAAGTTTTCTGGCTTGAAAATAGTATATAGAAAGTGGGAGCTAGTCATAGATTATTAGGAATAAAAAGAGCTTAAAAACAGCTGTACAGGTTTACGATCATATGATATGTCTATAACAAATATACGAGAACTTTTAATGGGGCGATAAGGGGAACAGCCGCCTTTTTTATCATTAATAAGAAAGACGACGTATGATAATAATCTAATTTTTTAAAATCATAGCGATCACTATCACTGTTGTTTGATTGTTATCTCCTG contains:
- a CDS encoding trimeric intracellular cation channel family protein, with product MTLFDALDLLGVTACAISGALSAMNRKFDLFGIFIIAFVTAIGGGTVRDVLIGQTPVSWMQSTLTIYLIGCVTTLSIIFRNKLYYLKKSLFLFDSIGLGVFTIIGVEAGIRTGLDPIFCISLGAITGCFGGVIRDILCNEIPVIFRKEIYAMVSILGGICFLVLNAFHVKANIIYIATVLLIISIRLLVVTYKVSLPLFTVKNNKES
- a CDS encoding Crp/Fnr family transcriptional regulator; translated protein: MTSSHFLYTIFKPENFSKEELQLVIDQFQEVVFSKNEYLIEKGKTANYYYFLESGFLRSYTLDLQGNDITTKFFICNDIVIDWHSYFLKTACKESIQALTKGKCWKINFSDFMKLFHIEAFREVGRTRLVNNYFELKNHSVSIIGDHAKERYLNLLKEKPALVQNVPLKHIATYLGITDTSLSRIRKEITL
- a CDS encoding YciI family protein, with the translated sequence MKKEHYFMMLFRYIPDFEYQPTLQEQADIKEQWGTFIGTIAIKEKLVHTYQLGFEGRQLMPDQQLSNEILIHQKQTLSGTMTVKANSIEEVTEMAKSCPILKIGGTVEIRTILPMIP
- a CDS encoding GyrI-like domain-containing protein is translated as MNHQTQLDRYKALIDYIQTNYKEEITVTDIENICFYSYRNINRIFMALHHETVGQHIKRLRLEKAAEYLKFSNAPVSDIAFEIGYSDLAAFSKAFKNKFGCAPSSFRESIKLQQNIIHKSLYPESTTPKKELPYEIEILPDMKILFLEYKGRHDDLKGIEKTWDQLIRYAARKNMLTEDTIYMAEILDDEAITETIHWRYHAAICIKDPSQYTKDGLFTTKTIKEQKYAKFIHKGSHESSLETYDRIYAQFILEEEFELHDAPTLEFYLNDSNDTKEEDLLTEIYIPIV
- the bla gene encoding subclass B1 metallo-beta-lactamase — protein: MNKLFSSYIGILIFFLSCKHQKEAPSYVYESSSMKIIQLSPHAYQHITYLKTKEYGNVPCNGMIVTDTNEAIVFDTPADNKVATELINWIEDSLSSTITGVVTTHFHIDCLGGLQAFHDRKIPSYANTKTIDLVKSAKKELPKNGFDTSMEIKVGTKKVINSFIGEGHTADNIISYFPSEKILFGGCLIKSLGAKKGNLNDANVQEWSETVKRIASKYNEVEIVIPGHGATGNQELLQYTIELFQNSSVE
- the trxB gene encoding thioredoxin-disulfide reductase; this encodes MSDTIERIKCLIIGSGPAGYTAAIYASRADMKPVVYTGLEPGGQLTTTTEVDNFPGYPEGVDGPTMMVQLQQQAERFGTEVRIGMVTNVEFSKEVGGIHKVTVDNSKEIEAETIIISTGATAKYLGLPSEQRLRGGGVSACAVCDGFFYKGQDVAIVGAGDTAAEEATYLANICNSVTMLIRKDYMRASKAMQHRVTSTENIKVLYNTEVDEVLGEQVVEGLRMVNNQTGKKEDIKITGLFIAIGHKPNTDIFKGQVDMDDTGYIITKGKSTKTNIPGVFASGDVQDKEYRQAVTAAGTGCMAALDAERYLASIETGEKVSA
- a CDS encoding SRPBCC family protein; translation: MIPILILLIVLVLGYALYQARSLQHIRITRTVQIHGDMQTVFDQVVYLKNFKKWSPFLEADPSQKIQITGEDGNVGAQYHWIGNNGKDVGYQEIKDIQPLHYIKMGCEIQKPFVSSPLFEYSFSQEGTTTKVTQNFTLKSGFVDAFFMWIFGVKKDMIKMNTRGMELLKKVVEANE
- a CDS encoding DUF5694 domain-containing protein, producing MKKICILIGVVTLIFSCKNEKQTITEEKTVSPISEISDKQPVIAILGTFHFANTSDYSAIVLEDGFSPKRQKEMKEIVAQLAMYRPTKILVEREPSYTDTLNLQFSKYLNNEFELPINELYQIGFRLAKKLGHKKLYGIDKHMNLGDEDLVAHLNKHGLMDSFSTTIKNASTYGKKHTAYLKEHSIGKTLITINTKEGEDFNRNLYLDHILTSSELENAPSITYVTNWYKRNIHIKHNIDRITEKKDRILVIIGAGHSAILNDFYRNSHVIQYAEITDYLTDE